Within the Erigeron canadensis isolate Cc75 chromosome 6, C_canadensis_v1, whole genome shotgun sequence genome, the region TGAATTAAaggaaaatcaaaaaaaaaaaaaaaaaaaaaaaaggaaaatcaaAACACGTTAAAAATGTCTGTCCGCCTCTTCCATGAATTCATGAATGTGGGAAAGTAGCTATTGTGGTATCCCACGTATAATGATgagatttttttgtatatatactcCCGAACCAAAGATTAGCGACCCGCAAAAGACAAGTGGACGAATCAGTATTCGCAGGTAAAACTCACACCTTGGATAATTTACTTCATACGTATATATGACTATCGCATCAGTCCAGACTTCATGATATCCTTCTAACAAACATCCTAATCAACATGCTACGtcaccttttcatccatctttcTCACAAATACTTTTTACCCATAACAATAATATTTCCATCCTTGttacaaacaaccaaataaattccaaagtaacttttgttgggaaaaagtgcatttttccaccactttggacatcaataaatatatagtcgtgTGACATATATTGCGAACCGTTTAGTggttttgtagtctctggccaaggctacgtaacaaactaagatgcgtccaaattgggttaaaggtgaatgagatatcgagtctcaaagttgtgtgtttggtgcataagttggagttggaaaagctttgtcccacattggtatgggatataaacttttactagtttataagtggaggtttctaagctatgtcaagatcttgtgttgtgttttactctGGCTTCTACCCGCGCGCAGCGGGGGGGGTGCAGAAGTCAAAATTCTCTGAACCAATGCGTGTACGCGCCTGCGGACACGAATGCAGCTCGAAAAATTGGGGCCCGCGCGGGCTGTTAAACGTCCGGCAGTACGCTGCTTTTAACCGGTGTACCCTGAGAACAGACGGcgaatctgtttaagggaattgtgtcaaacacaagcccggttcttctttattgttattacattttcttgttttgcaGGGAGCTTTCAAATCGCCTCTTTTATTTAGTTCCTCCATTCTGTTCTTGTTTAAttcctttatcattattttaatcattttgtaatatatatatatatatatatatgtatatatttaaggaattacatattgttattatactgTTATTTCCAACAACTTTTGTCTTTTACTTTTATCTCTTCTCATTCTTCCTCATCCTTCTCTACAAACAACCATAAATGGACATCCTCCATGTCACCACTCACATCAATAGTCTACAAACACCCTCCATGTCACCATAAATTTCCTATGGACATCCTTGTTGTGGATGGTCTAATAAATGATACGCTTCAAATTTACGACAGGTAAGGAAGGACAATCAAGAAACTAAAACAATAGGACCTCACAGGCCACAAAGCTTTCGGACGACAACTTATTGTACGTAATATAACTTTAACAATATTGTGATCAATGCCGTGCACTGTAAATAGGAAATGATAATCGTACCATATTTTTTGATGCATTTACCACACtgtacatattttataatatatcgtACAAGTATGTAATGCATCACagtggtaaattaatcaagttTTGTGGTACATATTTTATAACTAGTATGTTGATTTGTACTGAATTAATATTGCTTTGCTATGCAGACTTACAATGTAGCAGCAGATTCTGTTCTTGGATGGATAGAAGCCGAGGCTGACAAGCTAGGATGAGGAGATGATGGCTGCAGCACCACTTGATGAGGGAAAGAAggataaaagaagaagaaaaagaaggatgatgatgctgatgaaGAAGAAGCTGCTGATGAAGATGCTAGCAGGAAGaaagacaaaaagaaaaagaagcgtGTGGCAGAGGAAGAAGCTGTTGAAGCGCCGGTTGAAGAGGAGAATgttgagaagaaaaagaaaaagaagagaaaagcATGCTGAAGATGAGGACGAAGCTGAAAAATCAAGCAAGAAGAAAGATAAGAATCGAAAAAGAAGAAAACCGACGAGTAATAAGATGTATGGTTTTTATAGaaatatctaaaaaaatttTGGGTGTTTTGCGAACAGGTATGAAGTTATTACCCTTATTGTAGTAGGGTTTATTTTGGCATTTCTGAATGGTAGTAGCAATAGCTGATGGACTAATTATCCCATATGTATTAGTAATTTTTTAGATTATgcttttatttctttacttgGTGTTGATATGTTGCCTACGGTTTAAGATTATGGCTTttggaagaaaacaaaaaattgggTTTTACCATCAGAAATGTTGTGTTGAGTTGGAAGTTAATTGTGAATTTGTTCCAGTGATACTCATTATCCAAAATACGGTTGTAGCCTTTTCATTGTTGGTGAATTGCCTTTACATGCACTTTGTAAAGTTCCATGGCCCCATACCGCTTAGGGATTGGATcttgttattattgttgttgtaaagTTCCATGGCAAACAAATGTAGGATAATTTGAGGATTTGGGAACAGTAATGGTTTTAAACAGAATCTTGTATCCATATATTTatgctctttttttttataaaaaaaaaaagtttaatttcaTTATAACAAGGCTGAAACCCAAATATGGTTCACCCCAAAACAGATACATCCCATTACAACCTTTACAAAAGatatttaatacatttttttctGATCTAGATCCTTAATCTTTGATCTGTTATTAAGCCAAAGAATGCCACGGGACTTGGTATCAATTTATGTAGTAAAGTTCTAGAGTTATTATGTGTTGATTTATGTTACaaaaaaatgtttagaaaaaGAGTGCTTGCATTTTCAATAAATTTGCGTATTTAAATGACATTTGAGTTCGTTTAATAACAAGCTAGGCTCATTTGTTTAGAAAAAGAGTGCTTAATAACTCAAGCCTAGCTTGTTGAAAGTTCAATGCGAGCCAATGTGTCTACATTTGAGTTCGTTTAATAACTAGCTCGGCTCATTACCGGCCCTTAGTAGAAACTCtaaaagtaactgctcagtgcagtctcccgcgggttttgagcccaatacctcgacggtgtatgggagaggttaagatgtaggcagaccttacctctacctaaatagagaggttgcttccagtttctatctaaatggtagaaaaggccctccaacctttgcatgggatgaggattgaacccatgacctctgtttccagaaaCAAAAGTGTTTACCTCTagattacccttttttttttcctttacaGAGATTGAAACCCCAATTTTAAATTATCTATGTATTTGTTTGCAATTTGCACTTTGCAGGCTGTGTtaataggaagaaaaaaaaaccttaatcaatagaaaaaggaaaaaacaatTAAACTGGCTCATTGAGAAGAATCCCAAAATGGGCCATAATTAAACAAATGGGCCTAAAGAATGAACCatctaaaaaaaagaagaagcccACAAAGCAGAGGCCTTATCAACAAGTATATAAAAGAGGTTAGGGTTTGACACACCGTCCACAACCCTAACGCACACACATTACACATTCCACTCCGAGCGGCCGTTGCACAGGTATCTTCATCCTTCTGATCTACATCTCTATTTCACATATCAACTTTTAATATcactatataattaattatcaaatatatacatatataatttattttttttgtagaaaagaaagaaaaaatgaaggTTGTAGCTGCATATTTGCTGGCTTTGTTGGGAGGTAACACAGCCCCTACTGCTGAAGATTTGAAGACCATTCTTGGCTCAGGTCaatctcaaatttttttatataagtctCTCTGTATATATCTCtataaatatgtgtgtgtgtgtatacatatatatttccatACAAATTGCCTGCTGGTTAATTTGCAGATATTAATGCTACACTGTCTATTGTGTGTTTAACTGTTGATAATTATTTCACTTGTTACTTTGTACATTTCTTGTCTTAATAATATCTTGTTAGGCAATATAATGTTCTATTGACAATTTTATTGTTCAAATGAATCTTATAAGCtaggtttgattttttttttttttgttcaagcTAACACacttgattagtttgatcacaaTTAGAAgggttttgttaaattgtatattggaaatctataatataaaagtaGTCCTgtttgtttaccattttatctttttttgtcTACAAGTagcatttgtttattttgtatatgtggGTGTTACTTAAAGACAAacataaatttatgttgtatatGATTGCCACAGTTGGAGCTGACGCCGATGATGATAAAATTAAGTTGCTATTGTCCGAGGTGAAAGGAAAAGATATCACTGAGTTGATTGCATCAGGCAGGGAGAAACTGGCTTCCGTTCCTTCTGGAGGTGGCGGTGTTGCTGTTACCGCTGCTGCCGGTGGTGGTGCTGCCCCGGCTGCAGCTGCTGCTGAGACCAAGAAAGAGGAGAAGGTTGAAGAGAAGGAAGAATCAGATGATGTAAGACCTCTTTTATATTCTATTTATCTTTTGGATTTGTTTTCACATATTAAGATTGTAGGAATTGTCCATTTAATAGCTTATCCAGTTTTGTATGTGGTCTATGACAACCAAAAACAAGTTCATAAGCTTAAAAGACGAAAACAAgcaaactaatatataaataggCCATGAAATGAAACTATAATCTAGACATTCTGTTGATGGTTTTGTAAGTCATTGACTTTGTTTTACTGATTTGTTTTGTCAATTTTATTTGCAGGACATGGGTTTCAGTTTGTTTGATTAAGGATTAGAAGGTATGAAGAATTATGTCGGTGTTATCTTGGAATTTTTTGGTAGTGATTTCATAGTGTATCTTTAAATGTTGATCTTTGTGAGaccttttaaaagtttatttggAGTTGTTAAGTGAAGTGGATCTGTCAAACTTTTTTCTGCATATGGCTTAGTTATCATCTTAAATTTTGTGATGATCTTTCCAAGCTTTATTAGTAACATGTTACTAGTATTTTAGTACTCCTTAAACTCAGACTGTCGGCTGTATGTCTATGGGCTTGGTGGGACAGTGGTGTGAAAAATTACGCAAATGTTTcatgcattttttttaaatattcacA harbors:
- the LOC122603664 gene encoding 60S acidic ribosomal protein P2-like, whose protein sequence is MKVVAAYLLALLGGNTAPTAEDLKTILGSVGADADDDKIKLLLSEVKGKDITELIASGREKLASVPSGGGGVAVTAAAGGGAAPAAAAAETKKEEKVEEKEESDDDMGFSLFD